A region of the Gouania willdenowi chromosome 1, fGouWil2.1, whole genome shotgun sequence genome:
tttctttaaaaaaaaacccatcaaaTTAAAGTGAATAGCTCTATTTATGTGTATTGTCTTCAACTGTGCAAGTGTTTTCAGTGATGTTGTAAGACTTGGAATTTTTAAGGGTTGGGACACGGAAGAAAAAGTAAAATCTGGATTTGGCATTAATCTATTCATACGCTaataaacgtttttttttttagttattatttttattattactttaacaTTCTTAATGCTCTTAAAAAGATGTTTGATGTTGGCACAATTTAGTGGTCATTCTCCTTAGTGACCTTGAGGTTTACTGTGGCAGGACTTTAAATCAAAGTAAACGTCAGAACACCTAGGAATGAAAGGAAGAGAAAATACTGATACTTTATTACGTgcactttttcaaaaaattccctgggaaaaaaaaatgaagatcaAAATCCCCTTCTTATTTTTATAAGACTATTCTAGTTCTGAAGTTCTTGGCATGAGTGACGGAGAGAGCAATAAACAGAGTGGGAAGGGCGGGAGGGGGCTTCTTGCGCCTTGATTCACTATAACAGAGTCTTTTGCAGGTTTCTGCAGTCAGAGTTCCACTAAAGTGCTGATATTTGGATTGTGACTGAGATCTCTGTACATCTCCAACATGTTCAGCCTTCCGACTGTAGCGCTCCTGGTTTTTATTGCCATCCATGACGGTTAGTATATCATGtctattttatttgaagttgtgcTATTTCATGATTAATTATGCTATTGTGTGCATATTTTCCAGCAAGCAAAAGCTGGATGACTTCACATGTGTTCCTTTGACTTTACTCTTCCTGTTTTCTAAACTTGCAGGCGCCTGTGCTGGTGATCAAGTGGGCGATCGATGTCGATGCATCAACATGGAAAGAAAGCCTATCGGACGTTACATAGCAATGGTGGAGTTGCAGCCAGCAAACTCCCAATGCGCAGAAGTTCAGATTATGTGAGTAAAAAGCAGTTGGATCCGTTAAACTCTATAGGCAAACGCTAAACCTAATCCTGATTTGATGTTGCAGTGCAACAATTAAACGGAGTGGGATGCAGATATGTCTGGACCCCTACGCTCCTTGGGTCCAAAAGGTGCTGGAAAAGGCAAAACTGAGTAAGGCAAAGCCAATACACAGTATAAATTATTGTATCTTTCTCTTGATAACATAAGAATTTTAGGTTAGATGGCAAGGGCTCAGTCCGTAGGAACATGGGTTGGGAACCGGAGGGTCGGCGATTCAAGTCCCAATTCGgacgaaaaaaaaataaaagttgttctggtagctggagaggtgccagggcacttctcaagcactgccgaggtgcccttgagcaaggcaccgaaccccaacactgctcccttcattgtaaaatgACTTTGAGTACCAAgaaaggcgctatataaaacttatgtatgataataataataataatttatatgtATCCAAGAAAGGCCCACTACAAAATATGTCAAATGAGAAGGGCCATTCTAGTCACAAATTGAATAAGAATGAGTCAGTTTCCTGTTTTATATTTGTACCAGCATCTTCAAAAAAGGGCCCTGGCTTAATTGCAGCTCTGTCACGTACAAGGAAAACTAGAGTTTTATGTCAGTTTAATTGTGACTTTGCTATAATAGATTGCCAACTGTTTCCCCTCTTTTGTTCATATTCATTTCAAACTCTAGGCAGCAGCATTGAAAAGGGAGATCCAAGCTTACTTGGATGAGTTTGGAACATCAACATCTCAAAGTCCCATCTTTCATCTCTATAGATCATAAAAATGGAAGACATGGACTGCAGTAACCACAAGACGGCAGCTGGAAAATTATGCTTTGTTTGTAAGAATTGTAAAAGATTGATGGTAACTAAAGATGGTAAAATGGCATCAGTGGGGATATCATGGTGGATTTGTTATGTATGACAATATAACTACACAATAACTATTTACTTTCTTATACACACTATAATATACCACAAATGTGAACCCCAATTCATGTGAAGACTTGTGAAACTCAAGAAACATTGAAGCTTATAtatggagtttctgagaaatctatgtttatgtatgattcttttacTATAGTTACTGCGGTGATCATTCATATACATAacgtatataagtccctccttcgtcctatagactatacaaatggaaattaTTGCTGAGtacgcccagccaataggcttcgtcTTCCTGCTTTTGAGACTGTAAATCAAactgaatgtggaactgtgcacggaaacaaggccgcacaTCACAACCACAAACagctaaatatga
Encoded here:
- the LOC114464690 gene encoding interleukin-8-like, with the translated sequence MFSLPTVALLVFIAIHDGACAGDQVGDRCRCINMERKPIGRYIAMVELQPANSQCAEVQIIATIKRSGMQICLDPYAPWVQKVLEKAKLSSSIEKGDPSLLG